The proteins below come from a single Malus domestica chromosome 03, GDT2T_hap1 genomic window:
- the LOC103422313 gene encoding xyloglucan endotransglucosylase/hydrolase protein 2-like — MALLLASDLSTATSDLVLINLLICLLKLFISLVMVFYAPNSSNHARSSHGSRHALGIRDVPFQLNYKVSYSPDHTQLLNRNDEIVLSIDEHSGFDLFLWQLISQPNDDEQRHEVDFEFLGSNTQHYLLSTNVISHGNLHREQQFALWFDPAADLHFYQILWNRHQLVLFVDGTPIRVLKNGPSIEGIFPTKPMEIQGTIWNATWGSQGKAVNRGEGPFHAYYQGFGVDGCLTKLNNPQECYGLNYEWNRKELWALNQHQQKAYEHVRRKYLTYDYCTKTSSPTPECNINY; from the exons ATGGCCCTCCTTCTTGCCTCAGATCTCTCAACAGCAACATCAGACCTTGTGTTGATCAACCTTCTGATCTGCTTACTAAAGCTCTTCATCAGCCTTGTCATGGTGTTCTATGCTCCAAACTCGTCCAATCACGCTCGTTCG TCTCATGGTAGTAGGCATGCGCTTGGTATTAGAGATGTGCCCTTTCAACTGAACTACAAAGTTTCATATAGCCCGGATCATACACAGCTTCTTAACCGAAACGATGAAATTGTGCTTTCGATAGACGAACATTCAG GTTTTGACTTGTTTTTATGGCAGTTAATTTCGCAACCGAATGATGATGAGCAACGACATGAGGTGGATTTTGAGTTCTTAGGTTCTAATACACAACATTATCTGCTAAGCACAAATGTGATTTCCCATGGCAACCTACATAGAGAGCAGCAGTTTGCTTTATGGTTTGATCCTGCTgcagatttgcatttttaccaaATTCTGTGGAATCGACACCAATTAGT gtTATTTGTGGATGGCACCCCTATAAGAGTGTTGAAGAATGGCCCAAGTATTGAAGGGATTTTTCCAACAAAACCCATGGAAATACAAGGCACCATATGGAATGCAACATGGGGATCCCAAGGAAAAGCAGTTAACCGGGGTGAAGGACCTTTCCATGCCTACTATCAAGGATTTGGCGTTGATGGGTGTTTAACCAAGTTGAATAATCCTCAAGAATGCTATGGTCTCAACTATGAGTGGAACAGAAAAGAGTTATGGGCATTAAACCAGCATCAGCAAAAGGCATATGAGCATGTTAGAAGGAAGTACTTAACATATGACTACTGCACGAAGACCAGCAGTCCAACCCCAGAATGCAACATCAACTACTAG
- the LOC103420957 gene encoding CAX-interacting protein 4, with the protein MPATAGRVRMPANNRVHSSAALQTHGIWQSAIGYDPYAPNKDDTKSTAQPNVSNDEPDGENAYASFQGLLALARITGSSADETRGSCSRCGRVGHLKFQCRNFLSVKEDKEREPEGIQGDVASELARLKRKIGRTSGKNVEESEESEDEDEDSESEDSDYDSEIEKIIAQKNGLKVGKKEKSKKKNDDSDDDGSDSDSGKRKKRGRSKKRRSKRKHADDSDDSDEGRKRKRKEKRRKRDESSDEDGERRRRHRKSRKEKRRRRSHRHSDDSESDSSDDSRRHCSRRSRKAATPSDSEDDSRVGRGRKRSEKKSSKRHHKDDE; encoded by the coding sequence ATGCCTGCCACAGCGGGAAGGGTTCGCATGCCCGCAAACAATCGGGTACACAGTAGTGCCGCCCTTCAGACCCACGGTATATGGCAGAGTGCAATTGGGTATGACCCCTATGCACCCAACAAAGATGACACCAAGAGCACTGCGCAACCCAATGTGTCGAACGATGAACCGGATGGTGAGAATGCATATGCTAGCTTCCAGGGCCTCCTTGCGCTTGCCCGTATAACTGGGTCCAGCGCTGACGAGACTCGTGGGTCTTGCAGCAGGTGCGGCCGTGTTGGGCACCTCAAGTTTCAGTGCAGGAACTTTCTGAGTGTTAAGGAAGATAAGGAGAGAGAGCCCGAAGGGATTCAGGGTGATGTTGCATCAGAATTGGCTAggttgaagaggaagattggtAGGACCAGTGGTAAAAATGTGGAAGAgagtgaggagagtgaggatgaGGATGAAGACAGTGAGAGCGAGGATTCGGATTATGATTCAGAGATTGAGAAGATCATTGCTCAAAAAAATGGGTTAAAGGTTGGtaaaaaggagaagtcaaaaaAGAAGAATGATGACTCAGATGATGATGGGTCAGATTCGGATTctgggaagaggaagaagagaggaaggtcgaagaagaggaggagcaagAGGAAACATGCTGATGATTCAGATGATTCAGATGAAggtaggaaaagaaaaaggaaggagaAGCGTAGGAAGAGGGATGAGTCCTCGGATGAGGACGGTGAGCGTCGGCGGCGGCACAGGAAAAGTAGGAaggagaagaggaggaggagaagtcATCGGCATTCAGATGATTCTGAATCTGATTCGTCTGATGATTCTCGTAGACACTGCAGTCGGAGGAGCAGGAAGGCAGCAACACCATCTGATTCTGAAGATGATTCACGCGTAGGTAGGGGCAGGAAGCGGTCTGAGAAGAAGAGCAGCAAACGCCATCACAAGGATGATGAGTAA
- the LOC114823917 gene encoding mitochondrial import inner membrane translocase subunit Tim9, protein MDKSMIGDLDSLPEEDKMRMATMIDQLQIRDSLRMYNSLVERCFNDCVDTFKHKSLQKQEETCVRRCAEKFLKHSMRVGMRFAELNQGAATQD, encoded by the exons ATGGATAAGAGCATGATAGGAGATCTGGATTCGCTTCCAGAGGAAGATAAGATGAGAATGGCCACCATGATCGACCAGCTCCAGATCCGCGACAG TTTGAGAATGTATAACTCACTTGTTGAGAGATGCTTCAATGATTGTGTCGACACCTTTAAGCACAAATCACTGCAGAAGCAAGAGGAAACCTGTGTCAGGCGATGTGCCGAGAAGTTCCTAAAGCATTCCATGCGTGTTGGCATGAGGTTTGCAGAGCTCAACCAGGGCGCTGCGACACAAGATTAG
- the LOC103420940 gene encoding outer envelope pore protein 16, chloroplastic translates to MPRTSFAGSLTGPKVDVMIDLGNPFFNHTVDGFLKIGTVAATRVVAEDAFSAAKKGRISSHDFEHTLKKMCKEGAYWGTIAGVYVGAEYGIERVRGHRDWKNAMLGGALTGALVSAASHKNTDKVLVDAITGGAIATAAEFINYLT, encoded by the exons ATGCCGAGAACCAGTTTCGCAGGGTCGCTAACAGGGCCGAAGGTCGACGTCATGATCGACTTGGGCAACCCCTTCTTCAACCACACTGTCGATGGCTTCTTGAAGATCGGAACC GTCGCTGCTACCAGAGTTGTTGCAGAGGATGCTTTCTCGGCGGCCAAGAAAG GGAGAATTTCAAGTCACGATTTTGAGCACACT TTGAAGAAGATGTGTAAAGAAGGTGCATATTGGG GAACCATAGCTGGTGTGTACGTGGGAGCAGAGTATGGTATTGAGAGGGTCCGTGGACATAGAGACTGG AAGAATGCCATGCTCGGGGGTGCATTGACAGGGGCTCTAGTATCTGCAGCCAGCCACAAGAACACGGATAAAGTTCTGGTGGATGCAATTACAGGAGGTGCCATTGCAACTGCTGCAGAATTCATTAACTATCTCACCTGA
- the LOC103422306 gene encoding pentatricopeptide repeat-containing protein At1g07590, mitochondrial-like: protein MATAYAVARLYAAAEAYVEALEKSVRGEAVRENLGLSERTPPVRSKSSVLAVEAFGRIGQLNRAEELWLEMKSVKGLKTTEQFNSMISVYSKHCLIDKASKVFREIKTVGCQPNAITFRHLALGCLKAGLVEEAIKTLELGMSSMMSNVVRNSTPWLETTPSIISGFAEKGDVGNAEKLFDELAIAKYSRHTFVYNTLIKAYVKAKVYDSNPLKRMILGGARPDAETCSLMKLAEQFQA, encoded by the exons ATGGCTACTGCCTATGCAGTGGCAAGGTTGTATGCTGCCGCTGAAGCATATGTTGAAGCCTTGGAGAAGTCAGTTAGGG GAGAAGCAGTTAGAGAAAACTTGGGGCTTAGTGAAAGAACTCCCCCTGTTAGGTCTAAAAGTAGCGTGCTGGCAGTTGAAGCGTTTGGTAGAATCGGACAACTCAACCGAGCTGAAGAACTTTGGTTAGAGATGAAGTCAGTAAAGGGGCTGAAAACCACTGAGCAGTTCAATTCTATGATATCTGTCTATTCCAAGCATTGCCTTATTGATAAAGCATCCAAGGTTTTCCGGGAGATAAAGACGGTTGGCTGCCAACCAAATGCCATAACTTTCCGGCATCTTGCTTTGGGTTGCTTAAAAGCAGGACTGGTAGAGGAAGCCATTAAGACTCTAGAGTTGGGGATGAGTTCGATGATGAGCAACGTGGTGAGGAATTCTACCCCATGGTTGGAGACCACTCCTTCGATAATCTCGGGTTTTGCCGAGAAGGGTGATGTAGGGAATGCTGAGAAGTTGTTTGATGAACTTGCAATAGCCAAGTATTCAAGACATACTTTCGTATACAACACTTTGATTAAGGCTTATGTGAAAGCCAAAGTTTATGATTCAAACCCTTTGAAGAGGATGATTCTCGGAGGAGCCAGGCCGGACGCAGAAACCTGTAGTCTGATGAAACTTGCCGAGCAGTTTCAAGCCTGA
- the LOC114823918 gene encoding metallothionein-like protein type 2 isoform X1 — MSCNCSCGSDCKCGSGCKCGMYPDLSYSETTSTETIIAGVAPVKMFSEGSEMSYGAENDCKCGSSCSCSSCGCHK; from the exons atgtcTTGCAATTGTAGCTGTGGCAGTGACTGCAAGTGCGGCAGTGGCTGCAA GTGTGGCATGTACCCTGACTTGAGCTACTCAGAGACCACTTCCACTGAAACTATCATTGCCGGAGTTGCACCTGTGAAGAT GTTCTCTGAGGGGTCTGAGATGAGCTATGGAGCAGAGAATGACTGCAAGTGTGGCTCAAGCTGCAGCTGCAGCTCATGTGGCTGCCACAAATGA